Proteins co-encoded in one Vibrio aquimaris genomic window:
- the sppA gene encoding signal peptide peptidase SppA — MKKIFKYIGMIFKGFWKAITFVRLALVNLIFLITLGLLYFIYSTGGSVTPSVAQKSALVLNISGPIVEQSRYVNPMDSVAGSLFGEDIPSENLLFDIVDTIRHAKDDEKITGIVLALGNMPETNLTKLRYIAKAINEFKASGKPVYAAGDFYNQSQYYLASYADKIYLAPDGAVLIKGYSAYSMYYKTLLEKLDVNTHVFRVGTYKSAIEPFVRDDMSKAAKESASRWLGQLWGAYVDDVATNRQVSKQTLNPSMKEFLAQLEEQDGDLAGLSLELGLVDELATRQQVRADLVEVFGSNGEDSYQHVDYYQYMTTLKPEFDSAKDDIAVVVASGAIMDGSQPQGTAGGDTVSALLRQARNDDNVKAVVLRVDSPGGSAFASEVIRNEIQALREAGKPVVASMSSLAASGGYWISMSADKIVAQPTTLTGSIGIFSVITTFEKGLNKLGVYTDGVGTSPFSGVGITTGLSKGASDALQLGIEHGYHRFVNLVSENRNIDINNMDSIAQGRVWTGQDAEKFGLVDKMGDFDDAITLAAELAKLDDYNLYWVEEPLTPAQEFIQNLMNEVKVKLGLDVYALIPHTLRPAATQIIQDTSLLSSFNDPKGQYAFCLNCQVN; from the coding sequence ATGAAAAAAATATTCAAGTATATTGGCATGATTTTCAAAGGCTTTTGGAAAGCCATCACCTTTGTTCGCCTTGCTTTAGTGAACCTCATATTCCTAATTACACTCGGACTTTTGTATTTCATATACTCAACCGGTGGTTCGGTAACACCGAGCGTTGCTCAAAAATCAGCTCTCGTTCTCAATATTTCGGGCCCAATTGTAGAGCAATCTCGCTACGTGAACCCAATGGATTCAGTTGCTGGTTCTCTATTCGGTGAAGATATACCAAGCGAAAATTTGCTATTTGATATAGTAGACACCATTCGTCATGCCAAAGATGATGAAAAGATCACTGGAATTGTGCTGGCTTTAGGTAACATGCCGGAGACAAACTTAACTAAGCTTCGCTACATAGCAAAAGCAATTAATGAATTCAAAGCTTCTGGCAAACCCGTTTACGCCGCTGGCGATTTCTACAATCAGAGCCAATACTACCTTGCCAGTTACGCAGATAAAATTTATCTAGCTCCAGATGGTGCAGTACTCATCAAAGGCTATAGTGCCTATTCAATGTACTACAAAACACTATTAGAAAAGCTTGATGTAAATACGCATGTTTTCCGTGTTGGCACCTATAAGTCAGCTATCGAGCCATTCGTACGTGACGATATGTCAAAAGCCGCAAAAGAGTCAGCCTCACGCTGGCTGGGACAACTTTGGGGGGCTTATGTCGATGATGTCGCGACCAATCGCCAGGTTTCAAAACAAACACTAAACCCGAGCATGAAAGAGTTTTTGGCCCAGTTAGAGGAGCAAGATGGTGACCTTGCAGGTTTATCTCTTGAGCTTGGACTAGTCGATGAGCTTGCTACTCGTCAACAAGTAAGAGCCGACTTAGTTGAAGTGTTCGGCTCTAATGGAGAAGATAGTTATCAGCATGTCGATTACTACCAATATATGACTACCCTAAAACCTGAGTTTGATTCTGCAAAAGATGACATCGCTGTAGTCGTTGCAAGTGGTGCCATTATGGATGGCTCACAGCCACAAGGTACAGCAGGCGGTGACACAGTTTCAGCACTTCTTCGTCAAGCTCGAAATGATGATAACGTTAAAGCGGTAGTGTTGCGTGTCGACAGTCCAGGAGGCAGTGCATTCGCATCTGAGGTAATACGTAACGAAATACAAGCGCTAAGGGAAGCTGGTAAACCGGTCGTCGCATCTATGTCAAGCTTGGCTGCATCTGGTGGATATTGGATTTCTATGAGTGCAGATAAAATTGTCGCTCAACCGACAACACTGACTGGCTCAATTGGTATTTTCAGTGTGATTACTACTTTCGAAAAAGGACTAAACAAGTTAGGAGTCTATACAGATGGTGTTGGTACTTCTCCTTTTTCAGGTGTTGGTATAACAACTGGCTTATCCAAAGGAGCAAGCGATGCACTTCAACTCGGCATTGAGCATGGATACCATCGTTTTGTTAATCTAGTCAGCGAAAACAGAAATATCGATATCAATAACATGGACAGCATAGCTCAAGGCCGTGTATGGACAGGACAAGATGCAGAAAAGTTTGGTCTAGTAGACAAAATGGGGGACTTTGATGACGCAATAACCTTAGCCGCCGAGCTCGCCAAGTTAGATGATTACAACTTATATTGGGTTGAAGAGCCACTGACACCAGCCCAAGAATTTATTCAAAACTTGATGAATGAGGTTAAAGTCAAACTTGGTCTAGATGTTTACGCTCTTATTCCTCACACACTAAGACCTGCAGCAACTCAAATAATTCAAGATACAAGTCTACTAAGCAGCTTTAACGATCCTAAAGGCCAGTATGCGTTTTGTTTGAATTGCCAAGTTAACTAA
- a CDS encoding NADPH-dependent 2,4-dienoyl-CoA reductase has translation MSAMYPNLLKPLDLGFTQIRNRVLMGSMHTGLEEHKEGLGKLAAFYAERAKGGVGLIVTGGFSPNLRGRLHPFSAEFSKPKHAKAHKIVTESVHKHDGKIALQLLHAGRYAMHPFSQSSSAIKAPIARFAPSEMSDRQIKKTIAAFTNSAVLAQSAGYDGVEIMGSEGYLINQFICKRTNTRYDDWGGKYENRIRFPLEIVRAMRQAVGKEFIIIFRLSMLDLVEEGSTFDEVVILAKELERAGVTIINSGIGWHEARIPTIATQVPRGAFTWVTEKVRPHVSVPIVTCNRINTPQEAERILSSGHADMVSMARPFLADPYFVVKAENEQAHLINTCIGCNQACLDHVFKGKRASCLVNPLACREDELRVTPTSSPKNIAVVGAGPAGLSCATTLAKRGHHVDLFERNDRIGGQFRLAMQIPGKEEFRETIRYFANQIDETGVKLHLETKANFDLLSEYDEVVMASGVEPRKVKIEGVENPEKVIDYQTLIKEKAYVGEKVAIVGAGGIGVDVATMLTEPSGHNLDDWLHDWGIDKDISHPGGLFPYPDSHTEKDVWVLQRRAGKVGKGPGKTTGWIHKRTLEKRGVNLLGGVSYDKIDQQGLHITCNNKTQLLEVDKVIICAGQESVRPFEDKWQQMGDKLHIIGGADHAGELDAVRAIRQGVELAIKL, from the coding sequence ATGTCTGCTATGTACCCAAATTTGTTAAAGCCCTTGGATTTAGGATTTACTCAGATTAGAAATCGAGTCTTGATGGGCTCTATGCATACTGGCCTTGAAGAACATAAAGAGGGGCTGGGAAAACTGGCTGCTTTTTATGCCGAGCGTGCAAAGGGTGGTGTTGGTCTGATTGTGACAGGAGGCTTTTCTCCCAATTTACGGGGCAGACTCCATCCGTTTAGCGCTGAGTTTAGCAAGCCAAAACACGCTAAAGCCCACAAAATCGTCACTGAATCTGTTCATAAGCATGACGGCAAAATCGCGCTTCAGCTTTTGCATGCTGGTCGTTATGCAATGCACCCCTTTTCTCAAAGTTCATCTGCTATCAAAGCGCCCATTGCTCGCTTTGCTCCGAGTGAAATGAGTGATCGGCAAATAAAGAAAACTATTGCAGCTTTTACTAATAGTGCCGTACTTGCCCAATCAGCCGGTTATGATGGGGTTGAGATTATGGGCTCAGAAGGATATCTAATTAATCAATTCATCTGTAAGCGAACCAACACTAGATACGATGATTGGGGGGGGAAATATGAGAATCGTATTCGCTTCCCACTAGAGATTGTCCGAGCGATGCGACAAGCAGTTGGGAAAGAGTTTATTATCATTTTTCGTCTATCCATGCTGGACTTAGTCGAAGAAGGCAGCACGTTTGATGAAGTAGTCATTCTAGCAAAAGAGCTAGAGAGAGCGGGAGTGACTATAATCAACTCTGGGATTGGTTGGCATGAGGCGCGCATTCCTACAATTGCGACGCAAGTGCCACGTGGTGCTTTTACTTGGGTAACGGAAAAGGTTCGTCCACATGTCTCTGTTCCAATAGTGACGTGTAATCGTATAAACACTCCGCAAGAGGCAGAGCGTATCTTATCTAGCGGTCATGCAGATATGGTGTCAATGGCACGTCCGTTCTTGGCTGATCCCTATTTTGTAGTGAAAGCGGAAAATGAACAGGCTCATTTAATCAACACTTGCATTGGATGCAATCAAGCTTGTTTAGACCATGTTTTCAAAGGTAAGAGGGCAAGCTGTTTAGTCAATCCGCTTGCTTGCCGTGAAGATGAGCTCAGAGTCACTCCCACCAGCTCGCCAAAAAATATTGCTGTCGTTGGAGCTGGACCAGCTGGGCTATCCTGTGCTACGACCTTAGCCAAGCGAGGTCATCATGTTGATTTATTTGAAAGAAACGATCGAATTGGTGGACAGTTCCGCCTCGCTATGCAGATCCCAGGAAAAGAAGAGTTTCGAGAGACTATTCGATATTTTGCAAATCAAATCGATGAAACGGGTGTAAAACTTCACCTTGAGACAAAAGCCAACTTTGATTTACTTTCTGAGTATGATGAGGTTGTCATGGCTTCTGGCGTTGAGCCACGTAAGGTTAAGATCGAAGGAGTTGAAAACCCTGAGAAAGTTATCGATTACCAAACATTGATCAAAGAGAAAGCTTATGTTGGAGAAAAAGTAGCGATTGTGGGCGCTGGTGGTATTGGTGTTGATGTGGCTACCATGTTAACAGAGCCGTCTGGTCATAACCTCGATGATTGGCTCCACGATTGGGGAATAGATAAAGATATTTCTCATCCAGGAGGTCTGTTCCCATATCCAGATTCTCACACTGAAAAAGATGTCTGGGTTCTTCAGCGCCGCGCAGGAAAAGTGGGTAAAGGACCGGGAAAAACAACAGGCTGGATTCACAAGCGAACTTTGGAGAAAAGAGGGGTAAACCTGCTTGGCGGTGTGAGTTATGACAAAATTGATCAGCAAGGTTTGCATATTACCTGTAACAACAAAACCCAATTACTTGAAGTTGATAAGGTTATAATATGTGCTGGTCAAGAGTCGGTTAGGCCTTTTGAAGACAAATGGCAACAAATGGGCGATAAACTCCACATTATTGGCGGTGCAGATCACGCTGGAGAATTGGACGCAGTTAGGGCAATTCGTCAAGGAGTAGAGCTGGCGATAAAGCTGTAA
- a CDS encoding response regulator: protein MKGKRRYLSINKKLLFAVTIISVFLALTTTSYSLYHRFQLDISHINNALSNIKVSQLSSITSSLWVEDRALLKSQIEGLLTLPGVDYANIWNDKESVIERGHRLDDNAITQVWPLEYQLRGKSYVLGNLIIQSDLTPTYDSLWLQFVHILFAESIRIVLLVASVLAFTWFFVIKRINVMEKTVSSSENDQAPNKILLPHAWFRDEITNLADRFNHSSDVIENHYYQLNQARESAEKAKDDAIKASKAKSSFLANMSHEIRTPLNGVIGISEVLSDTSLTAIQRDYVGTIETSSHLLLNLINDILDFSKVESGMLVISPNATNIRESIYDIASIVSPKAQEKEVELKVTVTANTPYCLMVDDHRLRQILMNFMSNAVKFTDQGEVHLCVTTKKVEDTNAVVEFSVQDSGIGIDEQQQKKIFEPFVQEDESTTRQFGGTGLGLAISTQLVELMGGEIRLESIKSQGSRFFFELCLPIAQLGYDSKNISRISPLCLVCDDKAQQDQLCESLNFYHTPVYQSVTGLAHLPEWVYEKDNVIVIYVETRPNMAAQSESLFRHIHDLGKNVCLIKHLHSQQFDFGESVGAVITQPLLGQRLVKLIERLEHSFAQSSIETLKTTKEDVNINKVLVVDDNEVNRKIATIHVEKSGYSFDLAENGKQALEMFKKHNYALILMDCMMPVMDGFEATEKIRQLEREENRDRLVPIIALTASVVDEDIQKCFDVGMDDYLAKPFKADVLREKLSAFVPQAPTRRQPKKLEAEPKGMTKVPSESLSDYLGRILLVEDNNVNQQVASIILSKAGYQFEIAENGQVAVEKYAQDSNFDIILMDCMMPVMDGFEAAQKIREYERFSGLSKTPIIALTASVIDDDIRRCFDSGMDAYLPKPFRKETLLQEIESITL from the coding sequence ATGAAAGGCAAGCGTCGATACTTGAGTATTAATAAAAAGCTACTCTTCGCCGTCACCATTATTAGTGTGTTTCTTGCCCTGACGACCACGAGCTACAGTCTGTATCATAGATTCCAACTTGATATAAGCCATATCAACAATGCTCTATCAAACATAAAGGTAAGCCAGTTATCAAGCATTACCAGTAGTTTATGGGTAGAAGACAGAGCGCTTCTTAAATCTCAGATCGAAGGGCTGTTAACGTTACCAGGTGTAGATTACGCCAACATATGGAATGATAAAGAGTCAGTCATCGAGAGAGGGCATAGACTAGATGATAATGCGATAACGCAAGTATGGCCACTAGAATACCAATTGAGAGGCAAGAGTTATGTTTTGGGAAATTTGATTATTCAATCGGATCTCACGCCTACCTACGATAGCTTGTGGTTACAGTTTGTTCATATCCTTTTTGCAGAAAGTATTCGTATTGTGCTATTAGTGGCAAGTGTTCTTGCCTTCACATGGTTTTTTGTCATCAAGCGGATAAATGTGATGGAGAAAACCGTCAGCAGTAGTGAAAATGACCAAGCTCCGAATAAAATTTTGCTTCCTCATGCATGGTTTAGAGACGAGATTACCAACTTGGCAGACAGGTTTAATCACTCTAGCGATGTGATTGAAAACCATTATTATCAGCTTAACCAAGCCAGAGAAAGTGCAGAAAAAGCAAAAGATGATGCGATTAAGGCCAGTAAGGCTAAAAGTAGCTTTCTGGCAAATATGTCACATGAAATTCGAACCCCCCTTAATGGTGTGATAGGTATTTCAGAGGTCCTTTCTGATACTTCATTAACAGCCATCCAACGTGACTACGTAGGTACTATTGAGACGTCATCTCATCTATTACTCAATCTCATTAATGATATTTTGGATTTCTCTAAGGTTGAATCTGGAATGCTTGTCATTAGCCCCAATGCTACCAATATAAGAGAATCGATTTATGATATCGCATCAATTGTTTCACCCAAGGCCCAAGAAAAAGAAGTTGAGCTAAAAGTAACGGTGACTGCAAATACGCCTTATTGTCTGATGGTTGACGATCATCGATTGCGCCAAATATTGATGAATTTTATGTCTAATGCTGTGAAGTTTACTGATCAGGGTGAGGTGCATCTTTGCGTAACCACTAAGAAGGTGGAAGATACAAATGCTGTTGTGGAGTTTTCTGTACAAGATTCAGGAATAGGGATTGATGAGCAGCAGCAAAAGAAAATTTTCGAGCCTTTTGTTCAAGAAGATGAATCTACAACGCGACAATTTGGTGGTACAGGGCTCGGGCTAGCCATCAGTACCCAATTGGTTGAACTTATGGGGGGGGAAATTCGCTTAGAGTCAATAAAAAGTCAGGGTAGCCGCTTTTTCTTTGAACTCTGTCTACCCATTGCCCAATTGGGTTATGATTCCAAGAATATCTCACGAATCAGTCCGTTATGTTTGGTCTGTGATGACAAAGCTCAGCAAGATCAGTTATGCGAATCTTTAAACTTCTATCATACACCTGTTTACCAATCCGTGACAGGGCTGGCCCATTTACCTGAATGGGTATATGAGAAAGATAATGTTATTGTTATCTACGTCGAAACTAGACCTAACATGGCAGCTCAAAGTGAGAGTCTCTTTCGTCATATTCATGATTTGGGCAAAAATGTATGTTTAATAAAGCACCTACACAGCCAACAGTTTGATTTTGGAGAAAGCGTTGGCGCTGTAATTACCCAGCCTTTACTAGGCCAGCGCTTGGTGAAGTTGATAGAGCGATTGGAACATAGCTTTGCTCAATCTTCTATTGAAACGCTAAAAACAACTAAAGAAGACGTTAACATCAACAAGGTATTGGTGGTTGATGATAATGAGGTTAACCGAAAGATTGCGACAATTCATGTTGAGAAATCCGGTTATAGTTTTGATCTTGCTGAAAATGGTAAGCAGGCTTTAGAAATGTTTAAGAAACATAACTATGCGTTGATACTTATGGATTGCATGATGCCAGTCATGGATGGATTTGAAGCAACAGAGAAGATCCGTCAATTAGAGCGGGAGGAAAACCGAGACCGCCTTGTCCCTATTATTGCACTTACTGCTAGCGTAGTGGATGAAGACATTCAAAAGTGTTTTGATGTCGGTATGGATGATTATCTAGCTAAGCCATTTAAAGCAGATGTTCTCCGAGAAAAACTGTCAGCATTTGTACCTCAGGCTCCCACGCGAAGACAACCAAAAAAATTAGAGGCAGAGCCTAAAGGTATGACTAAGGTACCTAGCGAATCTTTATCTGATTATTTAGGACGCATTTTGTTGGTCGAGGATAACAATGTTAATCAACAAGTTGCGTCAATAATCCTGAGTAAAGCGGGTTATCAGTTTGAAATCGCGGAAAATGGACAGGTAGCGGTGGAAAAATATGCGCAAGATAGCAATTTTGATATTATTCTAATGGACTGCATGATGCCGGTGATGGATGGATTTGAAGCGGCACAAAAGATTCGAGAATATGAGCGGTTCTCTGGTCTGTCTAAGACGCCCATTATTGCGCTGACAGCGAGTGTGATAGATGATGATATTCGTCGTTGTTTTGATTCCGGTATGGATGCATATTTACCCAAGCCTTTTAGGAAAGAGACGCTTTTACAAGAAATCGAGAGTATAACGTTATAA
- the purU gene encoding formyltetrahydrofolate deformylase, which translates to MEKKTLLTHCKDAPGLISKVTNICYKHQLNIIHNNEFVDNTSGHFFMRTELQGYFNDSILLDELDQALPQGASRKLVGANRKRIVIMVTKEAHCLGDILMKSYDGSLNVDIAAVVGNYDILQCLTEKFDIPYHYISHIGLDREEHEKKMLEVIDQYNADFLVLAKFMRVLTPSFVENYRHKIINIHHSFLPAFIGARPYQQAYDRGVKIIGATAHFVTNDLDEGPIIKQDVIPVDHNFSAGDMAQAGRDVEKSVLSKALNKVVNDHVFVMGNKTVIL; encoded by the coding sequence ATGGAAAAGAAAACACTACTTACTCATTGTAAAGATGCGCCAGGCCTTATATCAAAAGTAACCAACATCTGTTACAAACATCAGCTCAACATTATTCACAACAACGAATTTGTAGATAATACGAGCGGTCACTTTTTCATGCGTACTGAACTGCAAGGGTACTTCAACGATAGTATACTCCTTGATGAACTGGATCAGGCTTTACCTCAAGGGGCGTCACGAAAGTTAGTTGGGGCTAATCGAAAACGTATCGTGATTATGGTGACCAAAGAAGCACATTGCCTTGGCGATATTCTAATGAAAAGTTACGATGGGAGCCTCAATGTTGATATTGCTGCTGTGGTGGGTAATTACGATATTCTTCAATGCCTTACAGAAAAATTTGATATTCCCTACCACTATATCTCACACATAGGATTAGATAGGGAAGAACATGAGAAGAAAATGCTTGAGGTGATTGATCAATACAACGCAGATTTTCTTGTTCTAGCCAAATTTATGCGTGTATTAACACCTTCTTTTGTTGAAAACTATCGCCATAAGATCATTAACATTCATCACAGCTTTCTCCCTGCGTTTATTGGCGCTAGGCCTTACCAACAAGCCTATGATAGAGGTGTAAAGATCATCGGAGCGACCGCCCACTTTGTCACCAATGATCTCGATGAAGGCCCTATCATCAAGCAGGACGTCATACCTGTTGATCATAACTTTAGCGCGGGAGATATGGCGCAAGCCGGACGCGATGTTGAAAAAAGCGTTTTGAGTAAAGCATTAAATAAAGTGGTCAATGACCATGTGTTTGTGATGGGAAATAAAACCGTCATACTTTAA
- a CDS encoding MFS transporter codes for MSLTWKQRASAVLGNAMEYYDIAVFASISMYISQLFSNQGIEHSEFIVWGVFALRFLIRPIGGVVICRYAAQYGRKKALVFCNLLTGFATVSMALVPVETVGQYVVVIFLVLQMLQAFSFGGEYPTLFNYLLYDAKKSERSRISSLIVSSSISGVIISLLIVAGLEYFLNQEQMMTWGWRIPLFIGVINIIVSLYLRLSLPELPKAGKIATQANYKVITKVFCLSVLAGVIFYVQNLASGILGKAMNIENLALINSSILVLLIFTFSFIVDKYFSTKQAFKFGAIAMLFSAIPLFALLGSEQFILQACAVLGISALSAVILGNTVAVLWQHSENHITSLGVGYNIALSIFGGLTPLIVTEAMEHGSAYVGLYLAIASIPCLLVLFLTDTRPELSPA; via the coding sequence TTGTCGTTAACGTGGAAACAGAGAGCTAGTGCTGTTCTTGGTAATGCTATGGAGTACTATGATATCGCGGTATTTGCGTCGATATCTATGTACATTTCGCAATTATTTTCAAACCAAGGGATTGAACATTCAGAATTTATCGTATGGGGTGTATTTGCATTGAGATTCTTAATTCGTCCCATTGGTGGTGTTGTCATTTGTCGCTATGCCGCACAGTATGGGCGAAAAAAGGCCTTGGTTTTCTGTAATCTACTTACAGGTTTTGCGACTGTCTCAATGGCTTTAGTCCCAGTTGAAACGGTTGGCCAATATGTAGTGGTTATATTCTTAGTGCTACAAATGCTCCAAGCATTTAGTTTTGGGGGAGAATATCCAACCTTGTTTAACTACCTTTTGTATGATGCAAAAAAATCTGAGCGTTCTAGAATTAGCAGTCTTATTGTATCTAGCTCAATTTCAGGCGTTATCATATCACTATTAATCGTTGCTGGGCTGGAGTACTTCCTTAATCAAGAGCAAATGATGACTTGGGGTTGGAGAATACCGCTATTTATTGGTGTTATAAATATTATCGTCAGTCTATACCTTCGTCTTTCTTTGCCAGAGTTACCAAAAGCTGGAAAAATAGCGACTCAAGCTAACTATAAAGTTATTACAAAAGTTTTCTGTTTATCCGTTCTTGCCGGTGTCATATTCTACGTACAAAATTTAGCAAGTGGCATTTTAGGTAAAGCAATGAATATTGAGAATCTAGCATTAATAAACTCTTCGATCTTGGTTTTATTGATATTTACATTCTCATTTATTGTAGATAAATACTTTTCTACCAAACAAGCCTTTAAGTTTGGTGCCATCGCCATGTTGTTTTCCGCTATCCCACTCTTTGCACTGCTTGGCTCTGAGCAATTTATTTTGCAAGCATGTGCTGTTTTAGGTATTAGTGCCTTATCTGCCGTTATATTAGGCAATACAGTGGCCGTACTTTGGCAGCATTCAGAAAACCACATTACAAGTCTAGGGGTGGGTTACAATATCGCCTTATCTATCTTTGGTGGCCTTACACCCCTTATAGTGACAGAGGCGATGGAACATGGTTCAGCCTACGTGGGTTTATATCTAGCAATAGCTTCAATACCCTGCTTGCTAGTACTTTTTCTCACAGATACAAGGCCAGAGCTTTCTCCTGCATAG
- a CDS encoding ATP-dependent DNA helicase: MISKIFSAEGALGKVIKGFQPRKAQLQMAEAVSTAIQSSQQVVIEAGTGTGKTFAYLIPALQSGKKTIISTGSKNLQEQLFHRDLPLVTDALGFGGRVALLKGRSNYLCLDRLSRQMVESHGEGTDTNFLSQLVKVRSWSSETKSGDLGECSDIAEDSPVISTITSTNDNCLGKDCPSYQDCFVLKARKKAMDADVVVVNHHLFLADLAIKETGFGELIPEAEVFIFDEAHQLPDIASQYFGQSLSSRQIQELSKDIEIAYRAEAKDMRQLQKVGEKLLQGAMDLRVALGEPGYRGNWREAIQSASIERDLERLRETLKFCIEVLKLALGRSQLLDTAYERASAIHASLVRLCDVSITGYSYWYETTPRHFSLHITPLSVADKFQEQITQTKGAWIFTSATLGVNGDFGHFTSRLGIKAGTELALASPFDYHTQAKLCVPRYLPEPNSPNMADKLTSMLGPVIEKNQGRCFFLCTSHNMMKELVERFRNSLSIPVLMQGETSKQKTLSEFMELGNALLVATGAFWEGIDVRGDALSCVIIDKLPFTAPDDPLLKARIEDCQLKGGQPFSQVQLPDAVITLKQGVGRLIRDKTDKGVLIICDNRLVTRDYGGVFLASLPPIPRTRDLAVVQDFLAQIKETDS, translated from the coding sequence ATGATTTCAAAAATTTTTTCAGCTGAAGGTGCCTTAGGTAAAGTAATTAAGGGCTTTCAACCGCGAAAAGCCCAGCTACAGATGGCTGAAGCCGTTTCCACTGCGATTCAATCCAGTCAGCAAGTGGTTATTGAAGCGGGCACAGGAACGGGAAAGACTTTTGCTTACCTTATTCCAGCACTGCAAAGTGGAAAAAAGACCATCATCAGTACAGGGTCAAAAAATCTCCAAGAGCAACTGTTTCACCGTGATTTACCCCTAGTGACTGATGCTCTCGGTTTTGGCGGGCGAGTCGCTCTGTTAAAAGGCCGGTCAAACTATTTATGTCTTGATCGTTTAAGTCGCCAGATGGTCGAAAGCCATGGTGAGGGAACAGACACTAACTTTCTTAGTCAATTGGTTAAAGTGAGGTCCTGGTCGAGTGAAACGAAAAGTGGTGATCTGGGTGAATGCAGTGATATTGCTGAAGATAGCCCCGTAATTTCCACAATCACTTCAACCAATGATAACTGTTTGGGAAAAGATTGCCCCAGCTATCAAGACTGTTTTGTTCTCAAAGCTCGCAAAAAAGCCATGGATGCCGATGTAGTTGTGGTCAATCATCATCTCTTCTTGGCTGATTTAGCGATAAAGGAAACTGGATTTGGTGAGCTTATTCCCGAAGCTGAAGTTTTTATTTTTGATGAGGCACACCAGTTACCTGATATTGCCAGTCAATATTTTGGTCAATCATTGTCTAGTCGTCAGATCCAAGAATTGTCTAAAGATATTGAAATCGCTTATCGCGCTGAAGCTAAAGACATGCGTCAGTTACAAAAAGTTGGGGAGAAGTTGCTACAAGGTGCAATGGATCTCAGGGTTGCGTTGGGGGAGCCTGGTTATAGAGGTAATTGGCGCGAGGCTATACAGTCTGCTTCAATTGAAAGGGATCTTGAGCGTTTGCGCGAGACGCTTAAATTTTGTATCGAAGTACTAAAATTAGCGCTTGGTCGTAGTCAGCTTCTTGACACAGCTTATGAGAGAGCTAGTGCGATACACGCTAGCCTAGTTAGATTGTGTGATGTTTCCATTACTGGATACTCATATTGGTATGAGACAACACCTCGCCATTTTAGCTTGCATATCACTCCTTTGTCGGTCGCTGATAAATTTCAAGAGCAGATTACACAAACAAAAGGTGCTTGGATTTTCACCTCTGCAACCTTAGGGGTAAACGGAGACTTCGGACACTTTACCTCTAGGCTTGGTATTAAGGCTGGTACTGAGTTAGCCTTGGCTAGTCCGTTTGATTACCACACTCAAGCAAAGTTGTGTGTTCCTCGCTACTTACCTGAACCTAATAGCCCTAATATGGCGGATAAGTTAACGTCTATGTTAGGGCCAGTGATTGAAAAAAATCAGGGTCGATGCTTCTTCCTGTGTACGTCTCATAATATGATGAAAGAATTGGTTGAAAGGTTTCGCAATAGCTTATCAATCCCTGTGCTAATGCAAGGAGAAACCAGTAAACAAAAAACTCTAAGTGAATTTATGGAACTGGGGAACGCCTTACTGGTTGCAACAGGCGCATTTTGGGAAGGTATTGATGTTAGAGGTGATGCCCTCAGCTGTGTTATTATCGACAAGTTGCCTTTTACAGCACCTGATGATCCTCTACTTAAAGCAAGAATTGAGGACTGTCAGTTAAAAGGAGGTCAGCCATTTTCACAGGTTCAACTTCCAGACGCTGTCATCACCTTGAAACAGGGAGTAGGGCGTTTAATTAGGGATAAAACAGATAAAGGTGTGTTGATCATTTGTGATAACAGGCTGGTCACTCGGGATTATGGTGGAGTTTTTCTTGCCAGTTTACCGCCAATTCCCAGAACGCGAGATTTGGCAGTCGTGCAAGATTTTCTTGCACAAATTAAAGAAACAGATAGTTAG